DNA from Paraburkholderia sp. ZP32-5:
TCGCAAGCCAGTGATCGTCGTGCCGACCCTCGACGGTCAACCAGATTTCGCCCGAGATCACTTTGAAAATCGTTGGGCGCGCGACACGCCAGGCCGCCGCGGGCTCACCCTGCTCCAACTCGAAAATACGGACTTCGCGCATCGCCGTTCTCCTTGAAGAACATTTCCTGTTGCATCGATTATTGACGTGCGATGATCGAAGACCCATGCACAGTTCCGAACACTTTCATCGGAACTGTTCAGTTGAAAAACCGAACAGTTGGCGCGACAACGCTCGACACGAACAGGCCACCTTCAGCTTGCCGGCCCAGCGAGGAAAGCAGACGTATGAAGCTCGATATCCAGCTCGATCGGGACAACGGCGTGCCGCTCACCGAACAGATCGTGGCGGAACTCACCGCGTGGATCCGCTCGCGCAACGCGCACCCCGGCTCGAAGCTGCCATCGATCCGCCAGTTCTCGGCTGACTTCGGCGTGAGCCGCTTTCCGGTTATCGAGGCGTACGATCGCCTCGTGTCGCTCGGCTATGTCGCGTCGCGCCACGGCTCCGGCTTCTATGTCGCCGATCGCCAGCCGGCCGACATGCGCTGCCAAGGTAGCTCGGACCCTCGCCTCGCCGATGTCGAGTCAGATCATCTACTCCAGCAGTTCAACTATCCAGGCGAAACGCTGAAGCTCAGCAGCGGCTTCATTCCCGAAAGCTGGCGCGACATGGACAGCATCGCGCAAGCCATCCGCCATGTGACGCGCACAGATCCGTCGAGCATGGTCGATTACGCGACGCCGCTCGGCAATCCGCTGCTGCGCGAGCACCTGCGAAGCCGCATCGCCCAGTTGGGCATCCAGGCCGACGCTTCGCAAATTCTGATCACCAATGGCGCGAGCCAGGCCTTCGATCTGCTGCTGCGCTACATGCTCAAGCCCGGCGATACGATCTTTGTCGAAGACCCGGGCTACTACAACCTGTACGGCCTGCTCAGACTGCACGGCATGCGGCTGGTCGGCATTCCGCGCACCAGCACCGGTCTGGATCTCGATGTGATGCAGGCGCAACTCAAGCTGCACCGGCCGCGGCTGCTGCTCATCAATACCGTGTTCCACAATCCGACCGGCACCACAGTCGCGCCGCAGGTCGCGTTCCGGCTCTTGCAACTGGCGCGCGAGCACGGCTTCCAGATTATCGAGGACGATATCTACGCCGATTTCCAGACCGAGATCACCGATCGCCTCGCAACCCTCGATCAGCTCGAACAGGTGATCTACGTGGGCGGTCTATCGAAGACGCTGTCGTCATCGCTAAGGATCGGTTGCGTGGTAGCAAACCACGCGATCATCAAGGATCTGGTCGATATCAAGATGCTGACGAGCATCGGCGGCTCGCGCTTTGCCGAAGCGGTGGCGGTGTCGATGCTGGAGCGCGGCGCGTATCGCAAATATCTGGAGCGCCTGCGCCGGCAGATGCGCGCCGCGCTCGGTTCGACTGTCCAGACACTCGAAGATGCCGGATGGGAGATTTTCGAGGAGCCCGCGGGCGGCAAGTTCGTGTGGGCGCGCGTGCCGCATGTCGCGGATGCCGAGCGGCTGGTGACATGCGGTGTGCCGCTGGGCGTAACGGTGTTGCCCGGCCAGCACTTCAGACCGAATCGGGAAGCGAGTGCGTGGATCAGAATTCATGTGGCATTCGCCAACGAACCGCGGGCCCAGGCGTTTTTTCACGCGGCGGCCGAGTTGACGCCGGACGCGTAAGGGCAATGCAAAGTTCCGCCGCCTCGTGGCGCCGCGCGGCACGCCATTGGCCACCCGACGCTGCGCCGAGCCGAGCTTTTCCCTAAAATAGCGGCTCCCAGCCCGCCCTCGCGCGCCCAGCCGCCTGCCATGCCCACGACGCCGACTCCCCCCGCTCTCGCCACCAGCACTCCTTCCAGCCCCTCGCCCCGCTCGCTTACCGTGATGCTGTGGCTCGTTGCCACCGGCTTCTTCATGCAGACGCTGGACTCCACCATCGTCAACACCGCGCTGCCCGCGATGGCGACGAGCCTCGGCGAGTTGCCGCTACGCATGCAATCGGTGGTGATTGCCTATTCGCTGACGATGGCGGTGATGATTCCCGTGTCCGGCTGGCTGGCCGACAAGCTTGGCACGCGGCGCGTGTTCTTCAGCGCGATTCTCGTATTCGCGATCGGCTCGCTGCTGTGTGCAAACGCGCATACGCTCAATCAACTGGTGTTCTTCCGGGTGCTGCAAGGCGTGGGCGGTGCCATGTTGCTGCCGGTGGGTCGACTCGCGGTGCTGCGCACCTTTCCGGCGGAACGCTACCTGCCGGCGTTGTCGTTCGTGGCGATTCCTGGCCTGATCGGGCCGCTGATCGGCCCGACGCTCGGCGGCTGGCTCGTCAAGATCGCGTCGTGGCACTGGATCTTTCTGATCAACGTGCCGGTTGGCGTGGTGGGCTGCATCGCGACGTTCATCTTCATGCCGGATAGCCGCAACGAAGACACCGGCAAGTTCGACGTGCAGGGCTACCTGTTTCTGGTTGTCGGCATGGTGGCGATTTCGTTTGCGCTCGACGGCCGCACCGAGTTCGGTATCCAGCATGCAACCGTGCTGGTGTTGCTGATTCTGAGTCTCGCCTGCTTCGTCGCCTATGGTTTGCACGCGGTGCGCGAGCCCTCGCCGATCTTTCCGCTCGATCTTTTCAAGATCCACACCTTTAGCGTCGGTCTGCTCGGCAATCTGTTCGCGCGGATCGGCAGCGGGTCGATGCCCTATCTGATTCCGCTGCTGTTGCAAGTGAGTCTGGGCTATAGCGCGTTCGAAGCCGGCCTGATGATGCTGCCGGTCGCGGCCGCGGGGATGGTCACCAAGCACCTGGTGACGAAGCTGATCCTCCGCTACAACTACCGAAGCGTGCTGATGACGAACACGATTCTGGTCGGCCTGATGATGGCAAGCTTTGCGCTGACCAGCGCAAATCAGCCGCTGTGGCTGCGGCTCGTGCAACTGGCGATCTTCGGCGGAGTGAACTCGATGCAGTTCACCGCGATGAACACGCTGACGCTCAAGGACCTCGGCACCGGTGGCGCGAGCAGCGGCAACAGCCTGTTCTCGCTGGTGCAGATGCTGTCGATGAGTCTCGGCGTCACCGTGGCCGGCGCGTTGCTGACGACCTTTACCGGCATCATGCAGCGCGTGACCGCCGCCAATTCGCTGCCGGCATTTCATGCGACGTTCCTGTGCGTAGGCATTATCACCGCGTGCTCGGCGTGGATCTTCGCGCAATTGTCGCCGGACATCCGCAGGCCCGCGAAGAAAACCGATCCTTCCGAACGGACCTGAACGCCTGAACGCTGGATCGATCGCTATAGCGGATTTCTGCGCTTTCCTGCATGGCTTGCGCGTGCGGCTCGGAGCGCCGTCGACAGGCATCGCCGACCCGCAACAGGGCGCGCGCCGCACCAGCGAAGTGCGACGACTGATCGCCTTCGCATCGTAGCCCGCGCGAAATGGGCGCCTGATAGCCGGGTTGCCGGACACGTGGGCCAGGTTTGCGCACGCGCATAGTTCTTGCTCGCCTATCCTGTAAACTCTTGATCAGCGCGCGCGAGCTCGTGCCCAGCCGCGCAAGCGCCACCTCCACTCGACTGACATGATGAGCATGATCGAACTCGATCCTCCCGGTTTTCAGCCGCCCCGGCCAATGGCAGGCGACGAGGGCGCGCGGCGCACTGTCCTCTATGGCGGCTACACCGTCTTCAGCGTATTCCAGCCAGTTTTCTCGGTGTCTCACCGGCGGGCGATCGGGTATCACGCATCGTTGCGCGCGCACGACGAGCATGCGCGCCAGGTCCCGTCGCACGAGGTTTTCACGCAGGCCGCGCGACGCGGTGACCTGCTGGAACTCGGACGGCTGGCCGAATCGCTGCACCTCGGCAATTTCAACGCGTTCGACAGCCACGACGAATGGCTTTTCCTGAGCCTGCATCCCGCCGCGCTGATGGACACCAGTTACGGCGACGCACTGCTTGCCAGCCTGAAGGCGCTCGGCCTGCCACCGCAACGTGTCGTGCTCGAAGTGTCGGAGCAAGCGGGCGGCGAGACGACACGGTTTGCCGAAATCATCGACGCGCTGCGCAAGTCCGGCTTTCTGATCGCGCTCGACGGCTTCGGCGCAAAACATTCGAATATCGACCGCGTGTGGAATCTGCGGCCGGATATCGTCACACTCGACCGCTGCATCCTCGCGCAGGCAAGCGAGCATTCGCACATCGAGCGCGTGCTGCCGGGCCTCGTCTCGTTGCTGCACGAGTCCGGGCAGCTCGTGCTGATGGGCGGCCTGAGCACCGAACGCGACGCGCTGATCGCGCTCGAATGCAACGTGGACTTCGTCCAGGGCGCGTTTTTCGCGGGCCCGAGCGTCGAGCCGGTCAAGCCGCAAGTGGCCGCTGGCCTGATGGACTCGCTCTCCGCGGCGCTGCGCGAACGCGTTGCCGCCCGCGAGAAGGCGCAATCCGCCCGGCTTGCCCCTTATGTCGCGGCACTCGAGACAGCCGCCACCCAGCTGATTGCCGGGGAGACGATCGCTCAGGCCACCGCACCATTGCTGGCGCTGGGCGAGACAGCGCGCTGCTTCGTGCTGGATGGCTCGGGCCGGCAAATCGGCGACAACGTGCTGCCGCCTGGCCGCACGTCGCAACGCGCCAAGCGGTTCCGTCCGCTGCTGCATTCCGAGGGCGCAAGCTGGGAACGCCGCCCGTACTTTATTCAGGCAATGCGCCACCCCGATCAGGTGCATCTGACGCCGCCGTATCTGTCGATCAATGAGGCACACCTGTGCGTCACTGCTTCGATTGCTGCGCATACGCCGCAGGGCACGCAGGTGCTATGCGTAGACATCAACTGGGAAGTCGCAGCTCATCGCAGTTGAAAAATCCGGACGCTGCTGGATACGCGCGAGTAGCTGCCTGACGGCCGCGCGGCCCAGCAAGCGGTTGGCAGCCTGCAAACGTTCGGCCCCGGTGACGATGCGCAACGCGGTGATCTTCGCCGAAGCATCCGTTGCGCCATCCGTCAGCACGTCGATCACGCCGACGACCTCGCCTTCGCAAAGCAACGCGATACACACCGCGCCTTCCATCGACACGACCTCCGCATTGCTAGCCTGCAGCGCAAGCGACGTAATCGTGTCCATCCAACCCACCGCTGCCGGCTCGCCTGCGCGCAGCGGTTCGGATGCGGACGCCGCGACCCGCGCACTGACGGGGATGCTCGACGGCGCGCTGTGCGGCGCAGTTGGCTTCTCATTCGGGGATGCGCATAGCGGCGCGTCACAAACCAGCTCGGGCGCGTTGCTGAAGAGCCGCAGCAGACCCGCGCGGTCTTGCGCTTCCAGCGCCATGCGCAGGCGTTCGACGAGCCGCCCATGCACTGCGGGATCGGGCCGCTTCAGCGGCGCGCCCGCACGCTGTAGACGGGTTTTGGCTCGATGGACGATCTGTCTGCAAGTGGCAGGCGTGCGTTCGAGAATCGCCGCAATCTCCGCATAGTCGCAATCGAACGCTTCGTGCAGTACAAATGCGGCGCGCTCGTCGGGTTTCAGATGTTCGAGCAGCAACATCACGCCATACGACATGTCCGCGGCGCGCAGCGCCAGTTCCTCCGCCGATGGCGCAACTTCGTCGAGCCACGGCTCGGGCAGCCAGCCGGTGGCTTGCGACGCGCGCTCGCGCTGCGCGTGCCGCAGCCGATCGATCGCCGTGCGCGTGGTGATCGTGGTGAGCCACGCGGCCGGCGTTTGCACTGTGCCGGTGTCGGCCAGATGCCATTTGAGCCACACGTCCTGCACCACGTCTTCCGCCTCCGCGCGGCTACCGAGCATCCGGTATGCAAGCGCGACCAACCGGGCGCGCGCGGCCTCGAAACTGGATGCCTTCTCGATTCCCTGTTCCGTCATGCGTAGACCTCCAGATATTGCGTGGCGAAAAAGACGCACCAGGGCGACTGCAACATCGCACGGCAGTGCGTGCCATGGTTGATGCGCGTGCCGTCGCCGGTGTTCTTTCTGCTTGACGCTCGGGCTACAGCCGATGTGACAGCGAAGCGAAAAAATTTTCCTGTCACACGGCGTCTTGCCGCCGCGTCAAATGAGTAACAACCGCTGCACGGCGCGCGACGTTTTTCGAACCAGCCCCGCGCTTCAGCAATCATCCTAAACGAGGCGCCCATGAATTCCACCCTTCCCTCCGTGTCCGGTCTGGGCCTCGTGCCCACGGTGATCGAGCAATCCGGCCGCGGCGAGCGCGCGTATGACATTTACTCGCGCCTGTTGCGCGAACGCATCGTCTTTCTGGTCGGGCCGGTCAATGAACAGTCGGCCAGTCTGATTGTCGCGCAACTGCTGTTTCTTGAATCGGAGAATCCGGACAAGGATATTTCGTTTTACATCAACTCGCCGGGAGGCTCCGTGTACGACGGCCTCGCGATTTACGACACCATGCAGTTCATCAAGCCGGAGGTCTCGACGTTGTGCACCGGATTTGCGGCGAGCATGGGCACATTCCTGCTCACCGCCGGCCAGCGCGGCAAACGCTATGCGCTACCGAATGCGCGCATCATGATTCACCAGCCGTCCGGCGGCGGTCAAGGCACCGCGGCGGACATCGAAATCCAGGCGAAAGAGGTCCTGTATTCACGTGCACGTCTGAACGCGATCATGGCCGAGCGCACTGGTCGCAGCGTCGAAGAAATAGAGCACGACACCGACCGTGACAACTTCATGTCGGCGCTGGAAGCTAGTGAGTACGGATTGATCGACGAAGTGCTGGAAACTCGCGCAGCACTGGGCGGCACAGGCCCGAATCGCCACGAGAACATGTAGCGGGGGCGCCTCGCGGCCTCCTCTTCGCGGCTTCACGCCGCGACATCTCAACGCAACTTTTTATCAAGGCTGTGCGACTGGACCACAAATGCTGCTCACCTTCGCTGGAATCGCTATCATGTCGCGATTCGTCGAGTTCGACGACCGCTCCAATGGAGATACATATGGCGTCATCCAACGAAAACGTCAGCATGGCGCTATTCTGCGACTTCGAAAATGTCGCGCTTGGCGTGCGCGATGCGAAGTACGACAAGTTCGACATCAAGTTGGTGCTCGAACGCCTGCTGCTCAAGGGCAGCATCGTCGTCAAGAAAGCGTACTGCGACTGGGATCGCTACAAGAGCTTCAAAGGGGCGATGCACGAGGCCAATTTCGAATTGATCGAAATCCCGCACGTGCGTCAATCGGGCAAGAATTCCGCCGACATCCGGCTCGTCGTCGATGCACTCGATCTGTGCTACACGAAATCGCACGTCAATACGTTCGTGATTATCAGCGGTGATTCGGATTTTTCGCCGCTGGTGTCCAAACTGCGCGAGAACGCGAAGCAGGTCATCGGCGTCGGTGTGCAACAGTCCACTTCCGATCTGCTGATCGCAAATTGCGACGAATTCTTTTTCTATGACGACCTCGTGCGCGAAAGCCAGCGCTCGGTCACGAGGCGAGAGTCGTCGCGTCAGCAACAAAACGTGCAGCAGCCGGCCAAACGTTCGTCAGATGAAGAGAAGGCCCGGCCCAAGGAAGATCTCGAAAAACGCCGTAGCAAAGCCGTGGAAATCGCGGTGCAAACATTCGATGCGCTCGCTTCCGAACGCGGCGACAGCGGCAAGATCTGGGCGTCCGTACTGAAGAACGCAATCAAACGGCGCAAGCCGGATTTCAACGAGACGTACTACGGTTTTCGCGCCTTCGGCAATCTGCTGGAAGAGGCACAGGCGCGCGGCTTACTCGAATTCGGCCGGGATGAAAAATCCGGCGCGTATGTGTATCGAAGTGGAGCAGTGAACGTCGCGAGCGAAACCGTGAATGAACCCGGTGAAGCCGAGTTGGCGGAACAGACCGTCGAACGCGCCTACGAGGCGCAAGCCGCGCAAGTGGCCACGGCGGAGTCAGGTAGCAAGCACAAATCACGCCGCAAAGAACGGGCTAATCGCAAAGCGAGCCGTGGCCAGCACGAAGCTGTTCATGACGAATTTTCTCGTGACGAAGCTTCTCGCGACGAGCCGGCAGCCATCGAGACGGTTGCCGACGAACAGACCGGGTACACGCGACATGTCGAGCCACATCCGCGGGAAGAAACACCCGAGGCAACGTCGCCCGCAAGCGAGTTCGCGCTCGATCAGTCCGACGCTGCTTCGATAACGACGGCGCAAAACGTCGCGGTTGAGCCCACGGCTGTGGGCAACGAAAGCACGCCAGAAGCCAGCCACGCCCAAGCCGAGCAGCCTCAAAGCGTCAAAAAGCGCGCATCGCGCAAAACGGCCGCGAAGAAGGTGAAGAAAGCCACGCCGCGAACGATCGATGAAGTCCCCGAGATCGCCGCACCGGCCGAGCCGTCCGCTTCGGCAATCAGCAGCGACGACGAGGCTGCTAAGGCGACCGGCAACGCAGCGCGAAAAACTGCGTCGCGTGGGCGCCGGACGCGCAAAGCAGCAACGTCAGCGGACAACGCGGAGTAAGCACGCCGCGACAACTGTCCAGCGCAGCTTAAACACCGCGATTCTGTTCGTCGCTGCTAGACGGAACCTTGGCGGCGGCTCAGCGTTGAAGCCATCGCCAAGGAACGAGTCGTCATACGAACATTAAGACGCGAGAGCCAATTCCCGATTAATCGAGGCTCAGCTCGGCAGTCCGCTCAATAGTACGGATAAGGCGTGTACATGACCGGCGGCGGTGGCGCGTAATAAGGACGAGGCTGGACATACACCGGTTGCGGCGCATAGTAAGACTGCGGTTGCGCAATCGTATCGCCCTTCGAAGTCATGCATTGAGCGTAAGCGGTGTCGTAGCGCGCCTGCATGCCGGCCGCTGAATACTGGGCGCCATTTGCACCGTTCGCACCTCCGATCAGCAGCCCGCTGCCTGCGCCGATGGCCGCGCCCGCGCCGGCATTGCCCGCCGCCGCGCCGAGCAGCGCGCCGATCGCCGCGCCGCCGAGCGTGCCGAGCGCCGCACTGTTCACGCTATTCGTAGTGGCCGCCTGCGCCGCGCCGGACGGATTGGTCGAACGATTCGCGTAGTCGCGGCACGCATAGTCGTCTTGCTGGAACTGTTCGAGCGGCTGGCCGCTATGCGGCAGTGCGACAATGCTCGGACCGGTCGGGGGTGCTACCGCGCAACCGCCGAGCGCGAGGGCTATGAAAGCGGCGGGGATAGCCAGGCTGATCGTCTTATTGCGAGAACTCATGGCAGTGCGTTTCTTGACATTGGAATCCAAACGTTAGGCTAATCGTTGGACTCCGTGGTTACTTGATCGTTACAGAAAGTTTTTCGCCGCCCCGTCCGTGCCCCGGTCGAGCGGATCATGAAAGCATCGTTTGCGTTGTATCGGGAAACGCTTGTAAGTGAACCGGCAATCGCGCTCCGCTGCAACCACACCGAACTCGCGTCGAACCTTCCCGCCGCGCGCGCCGCCCGCACAGCACAGCCGTCCCAATCACGAAATCCGGATTCGATGAATCCACTCATTCTCGGTACGAGCGCGGCTTGTTCTAACTGCGCCGCACCTGTTTTCCAATCGAATCCTGCCCAGCCATGGAAGACGCGCTCCAGCATCGGGCAACAAGCTTCCAGCAGGCATGGCGAGCGCACAGAGCTTCCCCTAGATCAACCGGCCGCCAACACCGGCAACCGCAGTCAGTTCAGCAAGGCCAACGGACAGCGGACAGCGGACACGATCATCAGCACCGGCGGATATCGACAAACTCCGCTTCAGGAGAGACTAGCACGCGGCACCCAACTGCCCGGCAAGCAGCCCTCTTAGGCGCCTCAACCGCACTTCACACACACGACACCACAGTTACCAACTGTGACAATCTTCTGTCCGAAATCACCAGCAAAGATCCGCACAGAACAGACAACGGACGTTTCGAAAACAGAAGCCCGCGACCCTCAGGCTCGCACGTACCGAAACAATCCGCAAAAAAAAGCCCTCGCACAGGAGGGCTTTCATCTTTCCTTTCGCTACCGTAGTCAATCCCAACCGCGAGAGTCAGTTCGACTTATCCAGATCTCACGTCATAAACGAGACCAAACGAGAGACCAAACGGCAGACAGCAACCGGCAAACTCAAGCGAAGTTCTTCGCTGCGAATTCCCAATTGGCGATGTTCCAGAACGCTTCGACGAACTTCGGACGCGCGTTGCGGTAGTCGATGTAATACGCGTGCTCCCACACGTCGATCGTCAGCAGCGGCTTGGCGTCGGTGGTAAGCGGCGTTGCGGCGTTGCTCGTCGACACGAGGTCGAGCGAACCGTCAGCCTTCTTCACGAGCCATGCCCAGCCCGAACCGAACGTGCCGATTGCGGTCTTCGTGAATTCTTCCTTGAACTTGTCGAACGAACCCCACTTCGCGTTGATTGCGTCGCCTAGCGCGCCGGTCGGTGCGCCGCCACCTTGCGGCGACAGGCTGTTCCAGAAGAACGTGTGGTTCCAGATCTGAGCCGAGTTGTTGAACACGCCGCCCGACGACTTCTTGACGATCTCTTCCAGCGACAGGTTTTCGTACTCCGTGCCCTTGATCAGATTGTTCAGGTTGGTCACATAGGTCTGGTGGTGCTTGCCGTAGTGAAACTCGAGCGTCTCTTCCGACATGTGCGGAGCGAGCGCGTTTTTCGCGAACGGCAGCGGCGGGAGCGTATGTTCCATGGTGCTTTCCTTCTGTCTGTATCTGTTGTGGGGAGTCTGCGAGGGATGACGCTATCGAGCACTCGATTGTAGGCGAGTTGGAATAACCCCGCAAACCAACGGACTTTATGCCGGGTATGACAAACATGAGGCAGATAAAGCCATCGAAACAGCTGCGCACGGCGCATGCCTGGCTCGTTTGCAAAACGCGACCAGCCCGCAATGCACTGTCGGTGAAACGTCAGGAAAAACCTCAGAGTCCGTCAGCCAGACGCGCCTGCACATCAGCAAGCGCGACGTCGGCCGAACCTTCGGCGAGATGCATCGTCAGACGCCGCCCCGGTTTCAGCGACGACGGCGCGCGCACCGCGCGACCGCTCTGCGCATCGAGCACAGCCGCGTAACCGCGCTCGAGCGTGCGCTGCGGACTGAGCACTTCGAGCCGCGCGGCAAGCGTATCGATACGTGCGGTCTGACGTTCGTGCTGACGCAGTAACGCCGAGTTAAGACGCTGCGCGAGATTGTCGATGCTCTTGCGCTCGGCCGCGAGATCCGGGCGCCAGCGCTGCCAGCGCATCTGCAGCAGCGCAAAGCGCGAGCGCGCATCACGCACCGGGCGCGCGCCCGCCGACGCGAGCCGCACGCGCAACTGTTGCAGATGCGTGCGCTGCCGCGCGAGCCGCTCGGCCGGTGACACCAACCGGCGCGCAAGCCAGTCGAGCTGCTGCGCGCGCCGCTCCATCATGCGGCCGAACGCGCGAGCGAGCGTCGCGTGCCGATGATCGAGTTCGCGCAACAGCAGCACGCGTTGCGGGCTCACGAGTTCGGCGGCGCCGGTCGGCGTCGGCGCGCGCACATCGGCGGCGAAGTCGGCAATCGTGAAATCGGTTTCGTGACCGACGCCACTCACGACCGGGATCACGCTCGCGGCGATCGCGCGCGCGAGCACTTCTTCGTTGAACGCCCACAGGTCTTCGATCGAACCGCCGCCACGACACACGATCAGCACGTCGACCTCGCCGCGCGCGCCGGCCGTCTCGACCATCGCCGCGAGTTTCGCGCTGACGCCCGCGCCCTGCACCGGCGCCGGATAAACGATCACCGGCACATGCGGCGCGCGGCGCGACAGCGTGGTCAACACGTCGCGCAACGCAGCGGCCTGCAACGACGTGACGATGCCGATCGCCCGCGGATGCGCGGGCAGCGCGCGTTTGCGTTCGGCGGCAAACA
Protein-coding regions in this window:
- the clpP gene encoding ATP-dependent Clp endopeptidase proteolytic subunit ClpP translates to MNSTLPSVSGLGLVPTVIEQSGRGERAYDIYSRLLRERIVFLVGPVNEQSASLIVAQLLFLESENPDKDISFYINSPGGSVYDGLAIYDTMQFIKPEVSTLCTGFAASMGTFLLTAGQRGKRYALPNARIMIHQPSGGGQGTAADIEIQAKEVLYSRARLNAIMAERTGRSVEEIEHDTDRDNFMSALEASEYGLIDEVLETRAALGGTGPNRHENM
- the sodB gene encoding superoxide dismutase encodes the protein MEHTLPPLPFAKNALAPHMSEETLEFHYGKHHQTYVTNLNNLIKGTEYENLSLEEIVKKSSGGVFNNSAQIWNHTFFWNSLSPQGGGAPTGALGDAINAKWGSFDKFKEEFTKTAIGTFGSGWAWLVKKADGSLDLVSTSNAATPLTTDAKPLLTIDVWEHAYYIDYRNARPKFVEAFWNIANWEFAAKNFA
- the xseA gene encoding exodeoxyribonuclease VII large subunit — protein: MNPESPFATPAMPGGETVVPVSALNRAIGKMLERSFPLVWVAGEVSNFTRAASGHWYFSIKDAQAQMRCVMFRGRAQYAEFTPREGDRIEVRALVTMYEPRGELQLNVEAVRRTGQGRLYEAFLRLKAQLEAEGLFAAERKRALPAHPRAIGIVTSLQAAALRDVLTTLSRRAPHVPVIVYPAPVQGAGVSAKLAAMVETAGARGEVDVLIVCRGGGSIEDLWAFNEEVLARAIAASVIPVVSGVGHETDFTIADFAADVRAPTPTGAAELVSPQRVLLLRELDHRHATLARAFGRMMERRAQQLDWLARRLVSPAERLARQRTHLQQLRVRLASAGARPVRDARSRFALLQMRWQRWRPDLAAERKSIDNLAQRLNSALLRQHERQTARIDTLAARLEVLSPQRTLERGYAAVLDAQSGRAVRAPSSLKPGRRLTMHLAEGSADVALADVQARLADGL
- a CDS encoding glycine zipper family protein, which gives rise to MSSRNKTISLAIPAAFIALALGGCAVAPPTGPSIVALPHSGQPLEQFQQDDYACRDYANRSTNPSGAAQAATTNSVNSAALGTLGGAAIGALLGAAAGNAGAGAAIGAGSGLLIGGANGANGAQYSAAGMQARYDTAYAQCMTSKGDTIAQPQSYYAPQPVYVQPRPYYAPPPPVMYTPYPYY
- a CDS encoding EAL domain-containing protein, encoding MSMIELDPPGFQPPRPMAGDEGARRTVLYGGYTVFSVFQPVFSVSHRRAIGYHASLRAHDEHARQVPSHEVFTQAARRGDLLELGRLAESLHLGNFNAFDSHDEWLFLSLHPAALMDTSYGDALLASLKALGLPPQRVVLEVSEQAGGETTRFAEIIDALRKSGFLIALDGFGAKHSNIDRVWNLRPDIVTLDRCILAQASEHSHIERVLPGLVSLLHESGQLVLMGGLSTERDALIALECNVDFVQGAFFAGPSVEPVKPQVAAGLMDSLSAALRERVAAREKAQSARLAPYVAALETAATQLIAGETIAQATAPLLALGETARCFVLDGSGRQIGDNVLPPGRTSQRAKRFRPLLHSEGASWERRPYFIQAMRHPDQVHLTPPYLSINEAHLCVTASIAAHTPQGTQVLCVDINWEVAAHRS
- a CDS encoding sigma-70 family RNA polymerase sigma factor, translated to MTEQGIEKASSFEAARARLVALAYRMLGSRAEAEDVVQDVWLKWHLADTGTVQTPAAWLTTITTRTAIDRLRHAQRERASQATGWLPEPWLDEVAPSAEELALRAADMSYGVMLLLEHLKPDERAAFVLHEAFDCDYAEIAAILERTPATCRQIVHRAKTRLQRAGAPLKRPDPAVHGRLVERLRMALEAQDRAGLLRLFSNAPELVCDAPLCASPNEKPTAPHSAPSSIPVSARVAASASEPLRAGEPAAVGWMDTITSLALQASNAEVVSMEGAVCIALLCEGEVVGVIDVLTDGATDASAKITALRIVTGAERLQAANRLLGRAAVRQLLARIQQRPDFSTAMSCDFPVDVYA
- a CDS encoding NYN domain-containing protein codes for the protein MASSNENVSMALFCDFENVALGVRDAKYDKFDIKLVLERLLLKGSIVVKKAYCDWDRYKSFKGAMHEANFELIEIPHVRQSGKNSADIRLVVDALDLCYTKSHVNTFVIISGDSDFSPLVSKLRENAKQVIGVGVQQSTSDLLIANCDEFFFYDDLVRESQRSVTRRESSRQQQNVQQPAKRSSDEEKARPKEDLEKRRSKAVEIAVQTFDALASERGDSGKIWASVLKNAIKRRKPDFNETYYGFRAFGNLLEEAQARGLLEFGRDEKSGAYVYRSGAVNVASETVNEPGEAELAEQTVERAYEAQAAQVATAESGSKHKSRRKERANRKASRGQHEAVHDEFSRDEASRDEPAAIETVADEQTGYTRHVEPHPREETPEATSPASEFALDQSDAASITTAQNVAVEPTAVGNESTPEASHAQAEQPQSVKKRASRKTAAKKVKKATPRTIDEVPEIAAPAEPSASAISSDDEAAKATGNAARKTASRGRRTRKAATSADNAE
- a CDS encoding aminotransferase-like domain-containing protein, with translation MKLDIQLDRDNGVPLTEQIVAELTAWIRSRNAHPGSKLPSIRQFSADFGVSRFPVIEAYDRLVSLGYVASRHGSGFYVADRQPADMRCQGSSDPRLADVESDHLLQQFNYPGETLKLSSGFIPESWRDMDSIAQAIRHVTRTDPSSMVDYATPLGNPLLREHLRSRIAQLGIQADASQILITNGASQAFDLLLRYMLKPGDTIFVEDPGYYNLYGLLRLHGMRLVGIPRTSTGLDLDVMQAQLKLHRPRLLLINTVFHNPTGTTVAPQVAFRLLQLAREHGFQIIEDDIYADFQTEITDRLATLDQLEQVIYVGGLSKTLSSSLRIGCVVANHAIIKDLVDIKMLTSIGGSRFAEAVAVSMLERGAYRKYLERLRRQMRAALGSTVQTLEDAGWEIFEEPAGGKFVWARVPHVADAERLVTCGVPLGVTVLPGQHFRPNREASAWIRIHVAFANEPRAQAFFHAAAELTPDA
- the mdtD gene encoding multidrug transporter subunit MdtD, which produces MPTTPTPPALATSTPSSPSPRSLTVMLWLVATGFFMQTLDSTIVNTALPAMATSLGELPLRMQSVVIAYSLTMAVMIPVSGWLADKLGTRRVFFSAILVFAIGSLLCANAHTLNQLVFFRVLQGVGGAMLLPVGRLAVLRTFPAERYLPALSFVAIPGLIGPLIGPTLGGWLVKIASWHWIFLINVPVGVVGCIATFIFMPDSRNEDTGKFDVQGYLFLVVGMVAISFALDGRTEFGIQHATVLVLLILSLACFVAYGLHAVREPSPIFPLDLFKIHTFSVGLLGNLFARIGSGSMPYLIPLLLQVSLGYSAFEAGLMMLPVAAAGMVTKHLVTKLILRYNYRSVLMTNTILVGLMMASFALTSANQPLWLRLVQLAIFGGVNSMQFTAMNTLTLKDLGTGGASSGNSLFSLVQMLSMSLGVTVAGALLTTFTGIMQRVTAANSLPAFHATFLCVGIITACSAWIFAQLSPDIRRPAKKTDPSERT